The Triticum aestivum cultivar Chinese Spring chromosome 3A, IWGSC CS RefSeq v2.1, whole genome shotgun sequence genome includes a region encoding these proteins:
- the LOC123060822 gene encoding 25.3 kDa vesicle transport protein isoform X2, whose amino-acid sequence MVKLTMIARITDGLPLAEGLDDGRDLKDADFYKQQAKLLFKNLSKGQHESSRLSIETGPYYFHYIIESRVCYLTMCDRSYPKKLAFQYLEDLKNEFERVNGSQIETAARPYAFIKFDTFIQKTRRLYLDTRTQRNLAKLNDELYEVHQIMTRNVQEVLGVGEKLDRLNSEVCPCGHCDGDSTDALLDQEQDMVTQ is encoded by the exons ATGGTGAAGCTGACAATGATAGCCCGTATCACTGATGGCCTTCCATTGGCGGAGGGGTTAGATGATGGTCGAGATCTGAAGGATGCTGACTTCtacaagcagcaagcaaaactgTTGTTCAAAAACTTATCTAAAGGCCAACACGAATCATCAAGGCTGTCAATCGAGACTGGACCGTACTATTTCCA TTACATCATTGAGAGCCGTGTATGCTATTTGACAATGTGTGACCGTTCTTATCCAAAGAAACTTGCATTCCAGTATTTAGAAGATCTAAAAAATGAATTCGAGAGGGTCAATGGTAGCCAAATTGAAACTGCTGCAAGGCCATATGCTTTCATCAAATTTG ATACATTCATACAGAAAACCAGGAGACTGTATTTGGATACCAGAACCCAAAGGAACCTTGCCAAGTTGAATGATGAGCTCTACGAGGTGCACCAGATTATGACTCGCAATGTTCAAGAAGTTCTTGGTGTGGGTGAAAAACTAGATC GCCTTAATTCGGAAGTATGCCCCTGTGGCCATTGTGATGGGGATAGTACTGATGCTCTTTTGGATCAAGAACAAGATATGGTGACCCAGTGA
- the LOC123060821 gene encoding proline-rich protein 36, with translation MPQQQPPLPLPPRMRPPTDREAAAAGPPPPRQRLGQAPRPFRAAEEPTARGPPVADRARPPEPRPRPRLAEEGRASHEALLANVARPAGKPEGRAAREAPIVPVAKPLEQLHGAPEGRAAREAPVVLVARQPEKLHVAAEERKTPREAPVAPVARSPEQLYGSPEGRAAREAPVATVARPPEPRPGPYYVPGGGAAAAPVATTDRPPEPSPWPYPYYYEPERPPRRRTSAVASCLMAAAFLLFAAGGAATALFLLFRPQPPEIAVAAVRLPSFAAANGTVAFTFEQVASVRNPNRAPLAHFDSSLRVAYAGGEIGSIYIPAGLIDSGSTKHWSTTFAVPAFPAATPPPLDTSAQQPAAAAVMMEVDSLLVVKGKVMVLRVLTHRVQASKVCRVGVSPIDGRVLGFRC, from the coding sequence ATGCCGCAGCAGCAACCACCCCTCCCGCTCCCGCCGCGCATGCGCCCGCCGACGGACCGCGAGGCTGCCGCGGCCGGCCCGCCTCCTCCGCGGCAGCGCCTGGGCCAGGCGCCGAGGCCGTTCCGCGCGGCGGAGGAGCCCACGGCCCGCGGGCCTCCCGTCGCCGACAGGGCCAGGCCGCCGGAGCCGCGGCCCCGCCCGAGACTCGCGGAGGAGGGCCGCGCGTCTCACGAGGCTCTCCTCGCCAACGTCGCCAGGCCGGCGGGGAAGCCGGAGGGCCGCGCCGCTCGGGAGGCTCCCATCGTCCCCGTGGCCAAGCCGCTGGAGCAGCTTCACGGAGCGCCGGAGGGCCGCGCGGCCCGGGAGGCTCCCGTCGTCCTCGTGGCCAGGCAGCCGGAGAAGCTGCACGTTGCGGCGGAGGAGCGCAAGACTCCTCGGGAGGCTCCCGTCGCCCCCGTGGCCAGGTCGCCGGAGCAGCTGTATGGCTCGCCGGAGGGACGCGCGGCTCGGGAGGCCCCCGTCGCCACCGTGGCTAGGCCTCCGGAGCCGCGGCCGGGGCCGTACTACGTGCcggggggcggcgcggcggcggctcccgtCGCAACCACCGACAGGCCGCCGGAGCCGAGCCCGTGGCCGTACCCGTACTACTACGAGCCAGAGCGCCCCCCGCGGCGCCGCACCTCCGCCGTGGCGTCCTGCCTTATGGCGGCGGCCTTCCTCCTGTTCGCGGCCGGCGGGGCAGCGACGGCGCTGTTCCTCCTCTTCCGGCCGcagccgcccgagatcgccgtcgcgGCGGTGCGGCTGCCGTCCTTCGCGGCCGCCAACGGCACGGTGGCCTTCACGTTCGAGCAGGTGGCCTCCGTGCGCAACCCCAACCGCGCGCCGCTCGCGCACTTCGACAGCTCGCTCCGCGTCGCCTACGCCGGCGGCGAGATCGGCTCCATCTACATCCCCGCGGGCCTCATCGACAGCGGCAGcaccaagcactggtccaccacCTTCGCCGTGCCGGCCTTCCCCGCGGCCACCCCGCCGCCGCTGGACACGTCCGCGCAGCAGCCGGCGGCTGCGGCTGTCATGATGGAGGTGGACTCGCTGCTGGTGGTGAAGGGCAAGGTGATGGTGCTGCGGGTGCTGACGCACCGGGTGCAGGCGTCCAAGGTGTGCCGCGTCGGCGTCTCGCCGATCGACGGCAGGGTGCTTGGCTTCCGGTGCTGA
- the LOC123060822 gene encoding 25.3 kDa vesicle transport protein isoform X1 has translation MVKLTMIARITDGLPLAEGLDDGRDLKDADFYKQQAKLLFKNLSKGQHESSRLSIETGPYYFHYIIESRVCYLTMCDRSYPKKLAFQYLEDLKNEFERVNGSQIETAARPYAFIKFDTFIQKTRRLYLDTRTQRNLAKLNDELYEVHQIMTRNVQEVLGVGEKLDQVSQLSSRLTSDTRMYADKAKDLNRQALIRKYAPVAIVMGIVLMLFWIKNKIW, from the exons ATGGTGAAGCTGACAATGATAGCCCGTATCACTGATGGCCTTCCATTGGCGGAGGGGTTAGATGATGGTCGAGATCTGAAGGATGCTGACTTCtacaagcagcaagcaaaactgTTGTTCAAAAACTTATCTAAAGGCCAACACGAATCATCAAGGCTGTCAATCGAGACTGGACCGTACTATTTCCA TTACATCATTGAGAGCCGTGTATGCTATTTGACAATGTGTGACCGTTCTTATCCAAAGAAACTTGCATTCCAGTATTTAGAAGATCTAAAAAATGAATTCGAGAGGGTCAATGGTAGCCAAATTGAAACTGCTGCAAGGCCATATGCTTTCATCAAATTTG ATACATTCATACAGAAAACCAGGAGACTGTATTTGGATACCAGAACCCAAAGGAACCTTGCCAAGTTGAATGATGAGCTCTACGAGGTGCACCAGATTATGACTCGCAATGTTCAAGAAGTTCTTGGTGTGGGTGAAAAACTAGATC AGGTTAGTCAATTGTCTAGTAGGTTGACCTCTGATACGAGAATGTATGCAGACAAGGCAAAGGATCTCAATCGCCAG GCCTTAATTCGGAAGTATGCCCCTGTGGCCATTGTGATGGGGATAGTACTGATGCTCTTTTGGATCAAGAACAAGATATGGTGA